The window TTCAGCAGCTAGGCGTTGAGCCATAGATTTTTCACCACGCTTACGCGCAGCTTCAACTACCCAACGCATAGCAAGAGCGTTACGGCGAACCGGACGAACTTCTACAGGTACTTGGTAAGTTGAACCACCCACACGGCGAGATTTAACTTCTACCGCTGGACGAACATTTTCAAGAGCTTCTTCAAATACAGCTAAGTGATCTTTACCAGATTTCTCAGCCATAACTTCTAGTGCAGTGTAAACAATCTTCTCTGCAGTAGATTTTTTTCCGTCAACCATAAGGATGTTAACGAATTTTGCCAGCAGTTCAGATTTGAACTTAGGATCTGGAAGGATCTTACGCTGGCCTATTACGCGACG is drawn from Vibrio sp. SNU_ST1 and contains these coding sequences:
- the rpsG gene encoding 30S ribosomal protein S7, whose protein sequence is MPRRRVIGQRKILPDPKFKSELLAKFVNILMVDGKKSTAEKIVYTALEVMAEKSGKDHLAVFEEALENVRPAVEVKSRRVGGSTYQVPVEVRPVRRNALAMRWVVEAARKRGEKSMAQRLAAEMLDASENKGTSVKKREDVHRMADANKAFAHYRW